The Flavobacterium sp. 20NA77.7 genome includes the window AAATGTGATAATTTTTATAATAAAGAGTCAGAAGGAGGTTTAATGTTTAACGACGAAACGGTAAATATTCACTGGAATTTTCCCACAGATCAATTACTCATATCTGAAAAAGATAAAATTTTACCCAACTTAGCAACAGCCAAAAAAGTATGGTAGTAATAGTAACAGGAGCAAATGGACAATTAGGACAAGCTATACAATCGATTGCAGATCAATATCCGTCAATCGATTTTGTGTTTTGTTCGTCATCCGAATTAGACATTACGTCATCAGTTTCTTGTGAGGCCGCTTTTACTAAATATAAACCAGATTTTTGTATAAACACCGCAGCTTATACCGCAGTTGATAAAGCAGAAACTGATGTAGAAAAAGCAAGATTGGTAAATGTTATTGGGGCAAAAAACTTAGCAGAGAGCTGTAAACAAAACAACACGGTTTTACTTCATATTTCTACTGATTTTGTTTTTGATGGTATAGTAGCTACAAGTGGCAGTAAGGGTTATAGAGAAACAGACGCGCCTAATCCGCAAGGCGTATATGGTCAAACAAAACTTGAAGGCGAACAAGCCATTCAGGCTATTTTGGAAAAATATTTCATTATTAGAACATCTTGGGTATATTCACAATTTGGCGCTAATTTTATGAAAACCATGTTGCGTTTAGCCCAAGAAAAAGACAGTATTTCTGTGGTAAATGACCAAATTGGAACACCAACCAATGCTGTTGATTTAGCAGAATGTTTATTAAAAATTATAAACACCCAAATCCTAACACCTAACACCCAACACCTTTTTGGAATCTATAATTTTAGTAATGAAGGGCAGTGTAGTTGGTATGAGTTTGCAGTGGAAA containing:
- the rfbD gene encoding dTDP-4-dehydrorhamnose reductase, translated to MVVIVTGANGQLGQAIQSIADQYPSIDFVFCSSSELDITSSVSCEAAFTKYKPDFCINTAAYTAVDKAETDVEKARLVNVIGAKNLAESCKQNNTVLLHISTDFVFDGIVATSGSKGYRETDAPNPQGVYGQTKLEGEQAIQAILEKYFIIRTSWVYSQFGANFMKTMLRLAQEKDSISVVNDQIGTPTNAVDLAECLLKIINTQILTPNTQHLFGIYNFSNEGQCSWYEFAVEIFKQYQLSVNVNPIPSSAYPTPAKRPAYSVLDKSKIKTVFEITISNWQKHIKK